TATAGGCAGTACCAAGGTTGTCCCATTAGCAGTGTGGTTTCTTATATTTGTAGTCTGCCAGCATCTAAAGGCCTCTGCTAGTAGTTTCCGCTCTTTAATATACCTCACCACCTGCTCAGCTCTCCTGCACAGAACCGTCATAGACGGCGTTGCAACTGTGTCATCAAAGAGCTGCTGGACGCCACACAATGTGCAGCCAATAGCTGATATGTGCGGGAAGGCTTCTTCTACTTGAGCCCAAGCCGCCATCATTTCCGGGGTGTTGTCAGTGACAACGGCAAAGACCTTTTGTGGTCCCACTTCATTTATAATATCTTTAAGTTCCTCAGCAATAAAAGTGCTTGTGTACGTCTGCTCCTTTGTCGTTGCACGTTTGTAGAACAGTGGTACAGGGGTTGCAACAACATAAATGATCGTTCTGGTTTCTTTCACAGTAGACCAGCCACTGCAGACGATGGTGACACAGTCCGCTCTCCCTATGGCCTCAAGGACCTGGCCTTGTACTCTGTCATACTCACAGTCCAGGAGATGAGAGGACAAAAGTTCTCTGGTGGGCGGACAGTAAGCAGGCCGGAGCACGCTGAAAAATCGCTTCCAATAAATATTGTCAGTGAGAGTGAGGGGTGACGAAGTGGCATACACAGCTCTTGCCAGGCACTCGTCAGCATGTGCCTGGCTGCGCTGATCCACTGAATCAATAAGGAACTGTCCCCCAGGAGTGGCAGATGGTAAGAACGAGAAGGAGGGAACAGGAATGGAGGCAGAGGAGCTCCCATCTGGGCCTGGTGACTGCTGCAAAATCACAGAGTACTCCTTGCATTTGTCCAAATGCATCTGCATCTTGGTAGCATTCTTTGTGTAGGTCTTTAAACAGTAGTTGCACATGAAGGTTTCCCTCCCTTCTTTGATAGCTGGGGTGAAATGCTTCCAAACACCTGACTGCAAGCGTGGCATCTTCCTGTATTggtaaaatgaagaaaaagtcaaaatattaGCTGTGTATCAAATTGGTGAATTGACACTACTTTTTTGTCTTAGAATGTCAAAGTAACCAGgacttgtttattttataacCACACTGATGCTAATAAGGTCTCAAGTCTTTGTTTATATGCTAATTAGgatgcaactaacgattattttcaatagcctatgttgattattttcttgattaatgaaTGAGTCTTTTGGTCTATCGAATGCCTGTCACTACTTCCTAAAGCCCAGACTGATACTTCAAATTCgataaatatttagtttcctATTGACAAAAGACAACATGGAAGACAGCAGAAAATCCCCACGTCAGAGAAGGTGGAAATAGAggatgtttgacattttagttaAATGCTGAATAACAAATTGGCTAAATCTATAAAATCAAGGCAACCGTAAAGAAGTATTAATGAATTGACAGACTAATTATTGTTGGCAGCCAGGCCAAATTGAGAATCGATCTtgaagctgaaaaaaaacacacttttgctCCTCTCCACAAAGAAAGACCTTAAGGATAATTTGATAtatatctttgtttttctcttctttaattgataattatgttttttttcccactctaCCTTTAAGATCACTTAAATTGCCTTATGACAGTGATCCCCAGCATTTTGGCATTTTGACAACTTATTTCCTCTTGTGAACCCTTATCACAAGTCA
This sequence is a window from Etheostoma spectabile isolate EspeVRDwgs_2016 unplaced genomic scaffold, UIUC_Espe_1.0 scaffold00000372, whole genome shotgun sequence. Protein-coding genes within it:
- the LOC116674488 gene encoding uncharacterized protein LOC116674488, which produces MPRLQSGVWKHFTPAIKEGRETFMCNYCLKTYTKNATKMQMHLDKCKEYSVILQQSPGPDGSSSASIPVPSFSFLPSATPGGQFLIDSVDQRSQAHADECLARAVYATSSPLTLTDNIYWKRFFSVLRPAYCPPTRELLSSHLLDCEYDRVQGQVLEAIGRADCVTIVCSGWSTVKETRTIIYVVATPVPLFYKRATTKEQTYTSTFIAEELKDIINEVGPQKVFAVVTDNTPEMMAAWAQVEEAFPHISAIGCTLCGVQQLFDDTVATPSMTVLCRRAEQVVRYIKERKLLAEAFRCWQTTNIRNHTANGTTLVLPINSDWTGVVNMFSSLWRVRTLYKRWPSHPHWILKHPSGPRYRMQHFGKD